CCTCACCGGAGCCCAATACGCTTACTGTTTCAAACGTGAACGAGCCGAAGACGGAAGTCTCGGTTCCGGGGGCTCAATATACTTACATTCGAGCGATGAATACCAACGTTCGGCGCGGCCCTTCGGAGTCCAACTCGGTAGCGGTCAAGGTGAGCGGCGGTAAGGCAGAAATCCTTGATAAGTGGGGCAACTGGTACAAGCTGAAGTTCCAATACGGAACTGTGGGTTGGGTTCGGACAGACTTGACCACCAACAATCCGAAGGAAAAGATTGAGGGAACCAACACTTATGTGGCTTCGATTCCTTCTTCCGAGAAGGTCGAAAACGTTTTGGCTTCCGCCAACAAGATGCGAGGAACTCGCTACAACTACGGTTCAGCTTCGCGATCCGCAACCGACTGCTCCGGATTTACGCTACAAGTGTTCCGAGCGAACGGAATCTCTCTTCCTAGAACCGCTCGTGAGCAGGTCTACAAGGGTGTTGCAGTCAGCCGGGGCAATCTCCAAGCAGGAGACCTCGTGTTCTTCAACACACGTGGCTATGTCAGCCACGTCGGAATCTACACTGGCAACAACAAGTTCATCCACGCTTCCAGCGGAGCGGGACGGGTCATCGAGAGTTCTCTCACCGGCTACTACGCCGCACGCTACATCACCGCTCGTCGTGTG
The DNA window shown above is from Armatimonadota bacterium and carries:
- a CDS encoding NlpC/P60 family protein, whose product is MTTRVLAIAISVLVCMTAFAGPKKKVKANSKSKTSVSRSHKSSKGSAKSARSTKKSSSSSKTRSASRSSSKKSSKPEVSRVRRSSVSAQNGPAPLGRGTMIGTNVVVRSQPNSDSGVVTKVTGGNVAVIAKSGDWYKVRFQYGSIGWVRSDYLVTSTNTTSQRVTSPEPNTLTVSNVNEPKTEVSVPGAQYTYIRAMNTNVRRGPSESNSVAVKVSGGKAEILDKWGNWYKLKFQYGTVGWVRTDLTTNNPKEKIEGTNTYVASIPSSEKVENVLASANKMRGTRYNYGSASRSATDCSGFTLQVFRANGISLPRTAREQVYKGVAVSRGNLQAGDLVFFNTRGYVSHVGIYTGNNKFIHASSGAGRVIESSLTGYYAARYITARRVIKGGTKKIELPKVDVIEKERPIDAPAPGDDGEYKIDLASGGAASGGN